A genomic window from Lycium barbarum isolate Lr01 chromosome 4, ASM1917538v2, whole genome shotgun sequence includes:
- the LOC132636837 gene encoding protein IQ-domain 26-like: MGKTIKWLKGLFGIREKIQEKGKVGTTCFGHSGRDTAVGAVATGSGRLCNDPTTIPPNITPAEAAWLSSFYGDETEKEQSKHAIAVAAATAAAADAAVAAAQAAAAVVKLTSKGRGGTAVFGREKFAAATKIQTVFRGYLARKALRALKGLVKLQALVRGYLVRKQTTATLHSMQALMRAQASFRAKKTKGGFFINDQNFHPQYQSRKSLEKFEESRSGSTMQMHSRRLSSSFEANNISEESAKIVEMDTARPKSRSRRTNTWASDSCDDDPFEPVLPSWALDWAQQSTAQSTPRFANSCESNTTPITPGAKSVCVESHYFRNNYYDNNYPNYMAKTKSFKAKLRSHSAPKQRPEPIPKVKKMSLNEMMESRASLSGVRMQRSCSVAQEKINFKNAVMGKIGNSIEFTRVQEEERDYSKW; encoded by the exons ATGGGCAAAACAATTAAGTGGTTGAAAGGTTTGTTTGGGATAAgggaaaaaattcaagaaaagggaAAAGTTGGCACTACATGTTTTGGTCATTCCGGTAGAGACACGGCGGTGGGTGCCGTGGCCACCGGATCGGGTCGTTTGTGTAACGACCCAACCACTATTCCGCCGAATATTACTCCGGCGGAAGCAGCATGGCTGAGCTCTTTCTACGGCGACGAAACCGAGAAAGAGCAAAGCAAGCATGCAATTGCGGTGGCTGCTGCCACCGCAGCTGCAGCTGATGCTGCTGTGGCCGCCGCACAGGCGGCCGCGGCAGTGGTGAAGTTGACTAGTAAAGGAAGAGGTGGTACTGCCGTGTTTGGCCGTGAGAAATTTGCTGCTGCCACTAAAATTCAGACTGTTTTTCGTGGATATTTG GCAAGAAAGGCATTGAGGGCACTAAAAGGATTAGTGAAATTACAAGCATTAGTTAGGGGTTATTTGGTAAGAAAGCAAACTACTGCTACACTTCATAGCATGCAAGCATTAATGAGAGCACAAGCAAGTTTTCGTGCCAAAAAAACTAAAGGAGGTTTCTTCATTAATGATCAAAATTTTCATCCTCAATATCAATCCAGGAAATCACTT GAAAAGTTTGAAGAATCAAGAAGTGGAAGTACAATGCAAATGCATAGTAGAAGGCTATCTTCATCATTTGAGGCTAACAACATAAGTGAAGAAAGTGCAAAAATTGTGGAAATGGATACTGCCCGACCCAAATCAAGATCCAGAAGAACAAACACTTGGGCTTCTGATTCATGTGATGATGATCCATTTGAGCCAGTTCTGCCGTCATGGGCATTAGATTGGGCCCAACAATCAACAGCCCAAAGTACACCAAGGTTTGCAAATTCTTGTGAATCCAACACCACCCCAATTACACCAGGAGCCAAAAGTGTTTGTGTTGAAAGCCATTATTTTAGGAATAATTATTATGACAATAATTATCCTAATTACATGGCTAAAACAAAATCATTTAAGGCTAAATTAAGATCCCATAGTGCTCCAAAACAAAGGCCAGAGCCAATACCTAAGGTGAAAAAAATGTCATTAAATGAAATGATGGAGTCAAGGGCTTCATTAAGTGGTGTTAGAATGCAAAGGTCATGTTCAGTAGCACAAGAAAAAATCAATTTCAAGAATGCTGTTatgggcaaaattggaaattcaaTAGAGTTCACAAGAGTACAGGAAGAAGAAAGGGACTACTCAAAATGGtga